CTGTAAATAATAATGCAATTAAATGTTTACATATCACGCGTCTTCCATCAGCATGAGGACAATTGCATTTGGATTTTCTAGGATGTTCCATATCAATATAGCAACGATATACATTGCTACCACTACCTTTTACTTCAGCCTCAAATTGAGTTTCAGAATATGATTTTAAGTTAATGACACATTTACTTTGATAATAACTAAAGCCTCTTTCTATAGAACGTATACTTGCAATATCAAGTAGTCCCATTATGACACTCCTTTTAAATATTCTTTATTTAAGCGAAAATAAAGGTAATATACACTTATATTAAGATTAACGATTTATCTTTATTTTAATATATCATATGAATATTGCATACTTATACTTTTAAAATGTAAATGCTTGTGTTAATTCTTTTGTATAAGGATGTCTATCTGAATTGAATAATTCAACCGTTTCAAAATCATCAACGATTGCACCATCCTTAATTACAATAATTCGATTAACTAAGCGTTGTAGTACCGATAAGTCATGTGATATGACAACTAAATGATTTAAATTCGCAATGGTTTGCTCTTTTAAAATGCTTATTACGTTTTGCTCAGCTATAACATCTAGATTTGACGTGATTTCATCACATATTAAAACACGAGGTTGCGCTAATAATGAACGCATAACATTAAATCTTTGTAATTGTCCACCACTTACTTCATTAGGATAGTTAGATAACAGTTGTGAATCTAAATCAAAGTTTGATAAATGTTGTAATAATAATTCCCGTTGATTGTCATCGGCTTTTAACCTACGATAATATTTTAACGCTTCTTTTAATGAGTCTTCAATTGCCCAATCAGGATTAAAGCTTGTTAATGCATGTTGGAAAATTGGTAATACAGCATCATCACTCATATAAATGCTCCCATTAATCGGCTTAAGCAATCCTAATAACAATGCTGACAAAGTACTTTTACCACTACCACTTTCTCCTAAAATGCCGACATTTTCACCATCATATATTTTAATATTGATGTCTTCTAACACTACTTGTCTTTTATTATAGCCAAATGTCACATGTTTTAACTCAATCATTATGATCCCTCTTTAATTGTGTTCGATATTTAATTAAAAATTCGGTATAAGGTTGTAATGTATCGTACTTAAAGTGCTTTATGTCACCGCGCTCAACAATGTCACCGTCTTTTATAACATTAATATAGTCACAATACTTTAAAACGTGACTTAAGTTATGAGTGATTATAAATAATGTTTGACCGTGTTCTTTTACAATGTGTTGAAGTAAATCCATAATTTTATAGTCGTTAATAACATCTAATGATGCTACTGGTTCATCTGCAATAATTAACTCAGGTTCTAACATTAAAACACTTGCAATATATACGCGTTCAAGTTGACCACCAGAAAGTTGAAAACTGTATTTCTTTAATATTTCTTCGCCAATTAAGTTAACCCACGACAATGCTTTATCAATTTGAGATAATGCTGCTTCTTTACTAACTTTAAAATGAGCACGATAAACTGCAATCAATTGTTTTCCTAATTTCGAGTGATCATTAAAACTTTCAGCATAATTTTGTGAAATATATCCAACAGTGCGACCATAAAATTGTTGCATGTTGTTTACGTTTTTATTATTGAAGTAATAATGATTATACTGACAATTTAAATCAGATGGTAAAAAATCCAGCAAAGCTTTTACCGTTAAACTCTTACCTGCACCACTTTCTCCAATTAAAGCGTTAACCTTTTGTTGATAAATTTTCAAATTGATGCCATTTATTAAAGATTTACCTTTTTGATTCTTGATAATTAAATTTTGTATATCAATGAGACTCATAATATTCACCCCGTTGTTTCAACAATTTATCTCTTAGTGCATCGCCAGTAAGATTAAAAATTAAAATCGTTGTAGCAATGACAGAAGCAGGCGCAATGAGCATAATTGGATGTGACGAAATAAAATCTCTGCCAAGTTGCAACATAGCGCCCCACTCTGGTGTCGGTGGTTGTGCACCTAGTCCTATGAATGATAATGAGCTGATGTATAAAATGATTTTCCCGAAATCGACCACCATCAAAACGATAATTGACGGCATTATCTTAGGTGTTAAGTGGCGTAATAATATTACCCTAGTTGGTACATGAAATAATTTTGCCATTTTAATGTAAGGTTTGGTAATTTCACTATTAACAATACTTCTTGTTAATCTTGTATAATTCATCCATTTTATAATTGTAATTGCAATAACTAAATTCCAAATACTTGGCTGAAAAAAACTTGCTAATGCTATCATGATAATAAATTCCGGTATACTTAGACCGATATCAACAATGCGTAATATAATGCGCTCTATCCATCCTTTTTTATACCCTGCAAGTAATCCAAGTGTTACGCCAATAATAACAATAGCAATTAAAGTTAAGATTGTGATGAATAATGTTGATCGTGCACCAACAATGACCCTTGTAAATAAATCACGACCATAGTCATCTGTTCCTAGTAAATGGGTCCAACTTATTGGTTCAAACGTTTGCGATAAGTTAACTTTTGTGGCATCAGCACTATTCACAAAGAATTGCAAAATAATCATAATTATTAAATAAAAGATAAATAAATAAAATGTAAAATTACCTTTAGTCAAACTTCTAAGCACGTTGATCACCACTTTCTAAGATAGATGATACGTTCGAATTATTTTTTTGATTTTTAAAATGTAAACGTTGTTTTGGATCAAACAATAGTGTGAGTACGTCAGCAATTGTATTGATTAACACCACAAAAAATCCTATAAACAATACACACCCTTGTATGATTGGATAATCCCGAGATTTAATACTATCCATCAATAAGTAACCAATGCCAGGTATATCAAATAAATTTTCAATAACAACTGTACCGCCAATCAGACTGCCTAGAGAAATACCTAACAATGGAATAATAGGTAAAAGTGTTGGTTTCAATAAATCATGCATCAAAATATATCGTTCGCTCATACCGCGTAATCGTGATGATTTAACGATATTGCTTTGATATAGCGAAAGTAAATTTGAACGAATTAATCGAATAATATACGCACACATACCTAATGACAATGTAAAAACAGGTAATACAAACTGATTCCATAAGGCACTATCAATATTTAATAAATTGGTGAAAATGAATAATAAAATAATGCCGATGAAAAACGCGGGCAAGCTAATTGACAATGTTGATACAGTTCTAATCACTTTATCAGTCAGTTTGTGATAGTGTCTTGCTGAAAGCACACCTAGCGGTATCGATATCGCTAATGACAAAATTAATGTTGAAAAAGATATGAGCAAAGTTGGTGGTGCATACTCAAATAGTGACTGTGTAACTGGTTCTTTAGTTTCGAAACTAC
This is a stretch of genomic DNA from Staphylococcus roterodami. It encodes these proteins:
- a CDS encoding SWIM zinc finger domain-containing protein yields the protein MGLLDIASIRSIERGFSYYQSKCVINLKSYSETQFEAEVKGSGSNVYRCYIDMEHPRKSKCNCPHADGRRVICKHLIALLFTASPEEANKHIIMLNEVEEDYHLRKNMWIDSLKEMVNDMSVEELRDAYLNMLIEHGEMAELFGLDEEEELFEDEDEFY
- a CDS encoding ATP-binding cassette domain-containing protein, with translation MIELKHVTFGYNKRQVVLEDINIKIYDGENVGILGESGSGKSTLSALLLGLLKPINGSIYMSDDAVLPIFQHALTSFNPDWAIEDSLKEALKYYRRLKADDNQRELLLQHLSNFDLDSQLLSNYPNEVSGGQLQRFNVMRSLLAQPRVLICDEITSNLDVIAEQNVISILKEQTIANLNHLVVISHDLSVLQRLVNRIIVIKDGAIVDDFETVELFNSDRHPYTKELTQAFTF
- a CDS encoding ABC transporter ATP-binding protein, producing MSLIDIQNLIIKNQKGKSLINGINLKIYQQKVNALIGESGAGKSLTVKALLDFLPSDLNCQYNHYYFNNKNVNNMQQFYGRTVGYISQNYAESFNDHSKLGKQLIAVYRAHFKVSKEAALSQIDKALSWVNLIGEEILKKYSFQLSGGQLERVYIASVLMLEPELIIADEPVASLDVINDYKIMDLLQHIVKEHGQTLFIITHNLSHVLKYCDYINVIKDGDIVERGDIKHFKYDTLQPYTEFLIKYRTQLKRDHND
- a CDS encoding ABC transporter permease, with product MLRSLTKGNFTFYLFIFYLIIMIILQFFVNSADATKVNLSQTFEPISWTHLLGTDDYGRDLFTRVIVGARSTLFITILTLIAIVIIGVTLGLLAGYKKGWIERIILRIVDIGLSIPEFIIMIALASFFQPSIWNLVIAITIIKWMNYTRLTRSIVNSEITKPYIKMAKLFHVPTRVILLRHLTPKIMPSIIVLMVVDFGKIILYISSLSFIGLGAQPPTPEWGAMLQLGRDFISSHPIMLIAPASVIATTILIFNLTGDALRDKLLKQRGEYYESH
- a CDS encoding ABC transporter permease; amino-acid sequence: MFIIRSILYRLIQMVVVLFVISTLTFILMKLSPGNPVDKILHLDVSHVSAEQINATEEKLGLKNSIISQWWQWMQQLLQLNLGRSFETKEPVTQSLFEYAPPTLLISFSTLILSLAISIPLGVLSARHYHKLTDKVIRTVSTLSISLPAFFIGIILLFIFTNLLNIDSALWNQFVLPVFTLSLGMCAYIIRLIRSNLLSLYQSNIVKSSRLRGMSERYILMHDLLKPTLLPIIPLLGISLGSLIGGTVVIENLFDIPGIGYLLMDSIKSRDYPIIQGCVLFIGFFVVLINTIADVLTLLFDPKQRLHFKNQKNNSNVSSILESGDQRA